Proteins encoded together in one Planctomyces sp. SH-PL14 window:
- a CDS encoding TraR/DksA family transcriptional regulator: MIKANELEQFRSLLLTLQARLRGDVQDLTREALDNGQDSKTPTHMAELGTETYEQEFSLRMMESEQDILDEVQQALHRIEKGTYGLCQRCVEAGKPPGKSTIPKLRLKVIPYARNCVECERKRESHSHR; the protein is encoded by the coding sequence ATGATCAAGGCCAATGAACTGGAGCAGTTTCGGTCACTGCTGCTCACTCTGCAGGCACGGCTTCGGGGCGACGTTCAGGATCTGACGCGGGAAGCGCTCGACAACGGCCAGGATTCCAAGACCCCCACCCACATGGCGGAACTGGGGACGGAAACGTACGAGCAGGAATTCTCCCTCCGGATGATGGAGAGCGAGCAGGACATCCTTGACGAAGTCCAGCAGGCGCTGCATCGGATCGAAAAGGGGACTTACGGGCTCTGCCAACGGTGTGTCGAAGCGGGTAAGCCTCCCGGAAAATCGACGATTCCCAAGCTCCGGCTCAAGGTCATTCCGTACGCCCGTAACTGCGTAGAATGCGAACGGAAGCGGGAATCGCACTCGCACCGGTAG